A window of the Apostichopus japonicus isolate 1M-3 chromosome 8, ASM3797524v1, whole genome shotgun sequence genome harbors these coding sequences:
- the LOC139971371 gene encoding trans-L-3-hydroxyproline dehydratase-like yields MALVPRSNGSTVQSSEFRLQTVEMHTGGEPVRIIVSGYPILEGKTVLEKMTFAKKNEDHLRKMLILEPRGHRCMYGAVLVTPRHPLAHLGVFFMHNNGYGTMCGHGVISLCRFAIEYGYVTPIEPETEVNIECPCGLVRALVEYTGGKTGDVRFESVTAFVSHQDVEVEVPDYGKVSVDVSYGGSFFAIVRDSDLGINVSTSPVNVISKAASAVFDAVRGTITIRHPSNDDLSFICGVVITDGNDEWSEQPTLNISVFGDEKVDRSPCGSGLTSRLAVQYHKRQISIGQKRVFQNGKTGSQFTGTVLRESTVGKHKGIIVEVKGRGHFCGEATFIREADDVFGEGFLIK; encoded by the exons ATGGCGCTCGTACCACGAAGCAATGGTTCCACTGTACAATCAAGTGAATTTCGATTACAAACTGTGGAGATGCATACTGGAGGAGAACCAGTTCGAATAATTGTTTCCGGTTATCCGATATTGGAAGGTAAGACAGTCTTAGAGAAAATGACTTTTGCCAAGAAGAATGAGGACCATTTACGGAAGATGTTGATTTTAGAGCCCAGAGGACACCGCTGCATGTACGGAGCAGTCCTTGTCACGCCTCGCCATCCACTGGCTCATCTTGGGGTGTTCTTTATGCATAACAATGGATACGGTACCATGTGTGGCCATGGAGTGATTTCGCTATGTCGTTTTGCGATTGAGTACGGATACGTCACCCCTATTGAACCAGAAACAGAAGTCAATATCGAATGCCCCTGTGGATTGGTGAGAGCATTAGTAGAATACACAGGCGGAAAGACAGGAGACGTGCGCTTTGAAAGTGTAACGGCATTCGTGTCACATCAAG acGTGGAAGTAGAAGTTCCAGACTATGGAAAAGTATCAGTCGATGTTTCATATGGAGGATCGTTTTTCGCAATCGTACGCGATTCCGATTTAGGGATTAACGTCTCAACGTCTCCGGTTAACGTCATTAGTAAAGCGGCTTCTGCTGTATTCGACGCAGTGAGAGGAACCATAACCATTCGTCATCCATCGAATGACGACTTGTCCTTCATTTGTGGCGTTGTCATCACTGATGGAAACGACGAATGGTCGGAGCAACCAACTTTGAATATTTCAGTATTTGGAGATGAAAAG GTTGACAGAAGTCCTTGTGGCTCTGGACTTACATCACGGTTAGCTGTGCAATACCATAAACGCCAGATCAGCATCGGCCAGAAACGAGTATTTCAGAACGGTAAAACCGGATCTCAGTTTACTGGAACGGTTCTGCGTGAATCGACTGTTGGTAAACACAAAGGTATTAtcgtagaggtcaaaggtcgaggACATTTCTGCGGCGAAGCAACCTTCATCAGAGAGGCTGACGATGTATTCGGTGAAGGGTTTCTAATCAAGTAA